The window CCCGACGGCGCCACGCCGATGATTGAGCCAGGTCGCCATTGATGCCCGAGGTCCTTGTTCTCAACCGCCAGCGCCGGCATGCGGTTCCGCTGAAACGGCTCCGCCGGTTCGCCCTGGGGCTTGCCGGTCGAGCCAGGACGGATGCCGCTGACTTCAGCGTTGTTCTGACCACTGACCGGACCATTCGCCGCTACAACCGTCTGTTTCGGGGCAAGGACGAGTCCACCGATGTCCTGTCTTTCCCGGCGCAGGACTCCCACCCGGCCGGCGTTGACAATCCCTACCTGGGTGATATGATGATTTCCATTGAAACCGCCTATCGACAAGCCCTCAAGCGCAATCACTCCCTGGAGCGGGAGATCTGCACGCTCATGATTCATGGCTGGCTCCACCTGCTGGGATTCGACCATGAGCTCGACCGGGGGCAGATGCGCCGCAAGGAGCTGAGGCTACAGAGAGAACTCCTATGATCACGGCTGGG is drawn from Acidobacteriota bacterium and contains these coding sequences:
- the ybeY gene encoding rRNA maturation RNase YbeY codes for the protein MPEVLVLNRQRRHAVPLKRLRRFALGLAGRARTDAADFSVVLTTDRTIRRYNRLFRGKDESTDVLSFPAQDSHPAGVDNPYLGDMMISIETAYRQALKRNHSLEREICTLMIHGWLHLLGFDHELDRGQMRRKELRLQRELL